In Geminicoccaceae bacterium, a single window of DNA contains:
- a CDS encoding acyl-CoA thioesterase translates to MSRQSPGRRSDYLYFSEINTRWMDNDIYGHVNNVVYYSFFDTAIAQLLMSRGGLDPWSAGVVGMAVENGCRYHSSIAYPDRVIAGVRVAHLGNSSVRYEIGIFRNDDDSAAAEGHFVHVFVTRNDQRPTPIPGGIREALESLTRSVPAG, encoded by the coding sequence TTGAGTCGTCAATCGCCGGGCCGTCGGAGCGACTATCTGTATTTCAGCGAGATCAACACCCGCTGGATGGACAACGATATCTACGGTCATGTCAACAATGTCGTCTATTACAGTTTCTTCGATACTGCGATTGCCCAGCTCCTGATGAGCCGTGGCGGGCTCGACCCATGGTCGGCCGGGGTCGTCGGCATGGCCGTGGAAAACGGCTGTCGCTATCACAGCTCGATTGCCTACCCGGACCGGGTCATCGCCGGTGTGAGGGTTGCACACCTGGGAAACAGCTCGGTACGGTACGAGATTGGCATCTTTCGCAACGATGACGATAGTGCCGCAGCGGAAGGTCATTTCGTTCATGTCTTCGTGACCCGGAACGACCAGCGGCCAACGCCCATACCCGGGGGTATCCGTGAAGCTCTCGAATCGCTGACGAGGTCCGTTCCTGCTGGCTGA
- a CDS encoding DUF1289 domain-containing protein, with protein sequence MARFCTVVKAALVSDLPDIPSPCIGICRLDRETRQCEGCLRTAREIARWPYADNTERLTIVNDLRERRRARGRTSAADSRPRRRARVK encoded by the coding sequence ATGGCTCGATTCTGTACTGTTGTGAAAGCGGCGCTGGTGAGCGACCTCCCCGACATTCCCTCCCCCTGTATCGGCATCTGCCGACTTGACCGCGAGACGCGCCAATGCGAGGGCTGTCTGCGGACGGCACGGGAAATTGCCCGTTGGCCTTATGCCGACAACACTGAACGACTGACCATCGTCAATGACCTGCGCGAGAGGCGCCGCGCACGTGGACGGACGAGTGCCGCCGACAGCCGGCCGAGAAGGCGCGCAAGGGTGAAATGA
- a CDS encoding peptidyl-prolyl cis-trans isomerase, whose product MLDAMRNQASSWVVRGLLVLLILSFAIWGIGDVFFGPRGGQTIAEVGDLEVTGTEVNREFDDQINRFRQQFNTPLDRGQAVAFGLLNQAMQAKIAQRLVDMHGLDLGLGVADSSVRAAITENPVFRGSAGFDRDRLDVVLRSQGMTEDAFIEEVRDDLRRAMLIDAVSGLVVIPQEEASRIYAYRNEERRGTALHLLSAAIVIADPDDSVLESWLDGHKNEFKAPEYRSGVAVVIEPESLVGEIDVTPDELQSAYDARIASFTTPEKRKVGQLLAHDEAVIGKAREQIENGATMAEIAEALAGEGVSYSSIGPLARHDLPASLGDPVFALPDTESISDPVQSAFGWHLFRLIEVEPEKVRPLDEVRQQLHDDLALEHARAQLPDLANSLDDEVAAGSDLETAAGQLNFPVVKLDMVDRNGEHADGSPLDNDTISGDVLGRFFSGARGETSLLEQTDDGYLMYRVDSIDPPRDRTLDEIHDKVLAAWKAGQQQKRAMEDAALIVERLHAGATLEAIAAEKGDAATLVDIEPVKRNADPAAAGINAEVLATLFELEQGTASTKPIDVGDGAVIVREDEVIPAAEPESLDPLKEELRMQEQNDLLVQYEQALRHRYPVQINEAALRALATALSPTQ is encoded by the coding sequence ATGCTCGATGCGATGCGCAATCAGGCCTCCAGCTGGGTGGTTCGCGGACTCCTGGTGCTGCTGATCCTCAGTTTTGCGATCTGGGGCATCGGTGACGTGTTCTTCGGGCCGCGCGGGGGACAGACCATTGCGGAAGTGGGTGATCTCGAGGTCACCGGCACCGAGGTCAATCGGGAGTTCGATGACCAGATCAACAGGTTCCGTCAGCAGTTCAATACTCCCCTTGACCGTGGCCAGGCTGTCGCCTTCGGCCTGTTGAACCAGGCAATGCAGGCCAAGATCGCCCAACGGCTGGTGGATATGCACGGTCTCGACTTGGGGCTTGGTGTGGCCGACAGTTCGGTGCGTGCGGCGATCACCGAAAATCCCGTGTTCCGTGGCTCTGCCGGGTTCGATCGCGATCGGCTGGATGTGGTGTTGCGCAGCCAGGGCATGACCGAGGATGCCTTTATTGAGGAGGTCCGGGACGATCTCCGTCGGGCGATGCTGATCGATGCCGTCAGCGGTCTCGTCGTGATTCCCCAAGAGGAGGCCAGCCGTATCTACGCCTATCGCAACGAAGAGCGGCGCGGAACCGCCTTGCACCTGCTTTCAGCGGCCATCGTTATCGCGGATCCCGATGACAGTGTGCTCGAAAGCTGGCTCGACGGTCACAAGAACGAGTTCAAGGCGCCGGAATACCGTTCGGGGGTCGCGGTGGTCATCGAGCCCGAGAGTCTCGTCGGTGAGATCGATGTCACGCCGGATGAGCTCCAGAGCGCCTATGATGCGCGGATCGCATCCTTCACAACACCGGAAAAGCGCAAGGTCGGCCAGCTGCTTGCTCACGATGAGGCGGTAATCGGGAAGGCACGCGAGCAGATCGAGAATGGCGCGACGATGGCCGAGATTGCGGAAGCGCTCGCCGGCGAAGGCGTGTCCTACAGTTCGATCGGTCCGTTGGCCCGGCATGACCTGCCCGCATCGCTCGGCGATCCGGTCTTTGCGCTGCCCGACACGGAAAGCATCAGCGACCCTGTGCAGAGCGCCTTCGGCTGGCATCTTTTCAGGTTGATCGAGGTGGAGCCTGAAAAGGTCAGGCCTCTCGATGAGGTTCGTCAGCAGCTGCATGACGATCTGGCGCTTGAACATGCCCGCGCGCAGCTTCCCGATCTGGCCAATTCGCTCGATGACGAGGTTGCCGCCGGTTCCGATCTGGAGACTGCTGCCGGACAGCTGAATTTCCCGGTCGTCAAGCTCGACATGGTTGACCGCAATGGCGAGCATGCCGACGGTTCTCCTCTGGATAATGACACGATCAGTGGAGATGTGCTGGGTCGCTTCTTTTCCGGAGCCCGGGGTGAGACATCGTTGCTGGAGCAGACCGACGACGGATATCTCATGTATCGTGTCGATTCCATCGATCCGCCGCGCGACCGCACGCTGGACGAGATCCATGACAAGGTGCTTGCCGCGTGGAAAGCCGGGCAGCAGCAGAAGCGGGCGATGGAGGATGCGGCCCTCATCGTCGAGCGACTTCACGCCGGCGCAACGCTTGAGGCGATTGCCGCGGAAAAGGGCGATGCCGCGACGCTGGTCGATATCGAGCCGGTCAAGCGCAATGCCGATCCCGCCGCGGCCGGCATCAATGCCGAGGTGCTGGCCACGTTGTTCGAACTGGAACAGGGAACCGCGAGCACCAAGCCCATCGATGTCGGCGATGGCGCCGTCATCGTGCGCGAAGACGAGGTGATACCTGCCGCAGAGCCGGAATCTCTCGACCCGCTGAAGGAGGAACTGCGCATGCAGGAGCAGAATGACCTTCTGGTGCAATACGAGCAGGCCCTGCGCCATCGCTATCCGGTCCAGATCAACGAGGCCGCGCTGAGGGCGCTGGCCACAGCCTTGAGCCCAACGCAGTGA
- the bmt gene encoding betaine--homocysteine S-methyltransferase, producing MMNKLQSMLEDRGVLLADGGMGTALFRRGLETGDSPELWNVEHPDRIADAHREFIEAGSDIILTNSFGGNAMRLTLHDAQHRVAELNSSAARIARSVADHAGRPVLVAGSMGPTGEILEPVGTLSIADATAAFAEQARALADGGVDILWCETLSSAEELEAAVAGASATGLPVVCTMSFDTNGRTMMGLTPDTALAFTRTLARPPAAFGANCGIGPAQLLGSILGMNRLEHADDMIVAKGNCGIPEYRDGHIHYSGTPEIMATYAVMARDAGAVIIGGCCGTAGIHLAAMRKALDETPRGDMPDVDAVELRLGSITTPTDAAESHKRDRNERRRRRTS from the coding sequence ATGATGAACAAGCTGCAATCCATGCTCGAAGACCGGGGCGTGCTGCTCGCCGATGGCGGAATGGGAACCGCACTTTTCCGGCGTGGTCTGGAAACTGGCGACAGTCCCGAACTGTGGAATGTCGAGCACCCCGATCGTATTGCCGACGCCCACCGTGAATTCATCGAAGCCGGTTCCGACATCATTCTCACCAACAGCTTCGGCGGTAACGCTATGCGCCTGACGCTGCATGATGCCCAGCATCGGGTCGCCGAACTGAATTCGTCCGCCGCGAGAATTGCGCGCTCCGTGGCCGATCATGCCGGCCGGCCCGTGCTGGTAGCAGGATCGATGGGCCCCACAGGCGAGATTCTTGAACCGGTCGGCACCCTTTCCATCGCCGATGCGACAGCAGCCTTCGCCGAACAGGCCAGGGCTCTCGCCGACGGAGGGGTCGATATCCTGTGGTGCGAGACGCTGTCATCGGCGGAAGAACTCGAAGCGGCGGTGGCAGGCGCCTCGGCAACGGGCCTGCCGGTTGTCTGCACCATGAGTTTCGACACGAACGGTCGCACGATGATGGGCCTCACGCCCGACACAGCCCTCGCTTTCACCCGCACGCTGGCCCGCCCACCAGCCGCATTCGGCGCCAATTGCGGTATCGGTCCGGCCCAATTGCTGGGATCAATCCTCGGAATGAACCGCCTGGAACACGCTGACGACATGATTGTCGCCAAGGGCAATTGCGGAATTCCGGAATATCGCGATGGCCATATCCACTACTCGGGCACGCCCGAGATCATGGCGACCTATGCGGTCATGGCCCGCGATGCCGGCGCGGTGATCATCGGTGGCTGCTGTGGCACGGCCGGAATCCACCTGGCGGCGATGCGAAAGGCCCTCGACGAGACACCGCGCGGGGACATGCCCGATGTCGATGCTGTCGAGCTCCGGCTGGGCAGCATTACCACGCCCACCGATGCCGCGGAAAGCCACAAGCGCGACCGCAACGAGCGCCGAAGACGAAGGACATCCTGA
- a CDS encoding valine--tRNA ligase has product MLDKTYHAREAEQAIYERWEKSNAFAATPSGKAPFCVMMPPPNVTGSLHMGHALDQTLQDVLTRYHRMKGHSTLWQPGTDHAGIATQMMVERKLESEGTSRVAIGREKFLEACWEWKEASQGNILGQLRRLGTSPDWTRERFTMDEGLSRAVLRAFVQLYKEGLIYKDKRLVNWDVKLKTAVSDLESEATEVQGSLWHFRYPVEGEEDRFLTVATTRPETMLGDTGVAVHPDDERFKDLVGKHLVLPLVGRRIPVVADEHSDPEKGSGAVKITPAHDFNDFEVGRRHGLEAINILDPDGTLNDSVPEKYRGMDRFDARKAVVADMEALGLLDKVERHLHTVPHGDRSGTPLEPFLTDQWYCDAITLARPAIEAVESGRTVIVPQMFESTYFEWMRNIQPWCISRQLWWGHQIPAWYGPDGGIFVEESEAEALAAAERHYGRPVDLERDPDVLDTWFSSGLWPFSTLGWPDQTPELKRFYPTSVLVTGFDIIFFWVARMMMMGLHFTGEVPFRHMLLHGLVRDEKGQKMSKTRGNVMDPIEMIDEFGADALRYALMASAPVGRDVKIGKPRVEGYRNFITKLWNASRFVQMNGGEFSESFDPATCNYQVNRWIVGETVRLNMAVDAAMESMKLNEAATAIYQFTWDLFCDWYVEMAKPAFSGEDEALKVETRSAAAWVLAKVLHLMHPIAPFVTEQLWKELFGREDMLIRAQWPELPAALVDAQAEAEMRWLIQVVGAIRAARSELNVPASAKLQLEAYGASARTGEWLRRHREALMRLARLEDIVEGAGSVPPNTLQVVVDETTFAMQVADFVDLAAERGRLQKEWGKVEADIMKIEKKLANESFLQRAPESVVEEQRERLESALQAKGRLEAAIERITF; this is encoded by the coding sequence ATGCTGGACAAGACCTATCATGCCCGTGAGGCCGAGCAGGCGATTTACGAGCGGTGGGAAAAGTCGAATGCATTTGCGGCCACGCCGTCGGGCAAGGCTCCCTTCTGCGTGATGATGCCGCCGCCGAACGTGACAGGCTCGCTGCACATGGGCCATGCGCTGGACCAGACCCTTCAGGACGTCCTCACCCGATATCATCGCATGAAGGGCCATTCGACCCTGTGGCAACCCGGCACGGACCATGCCGGAATTGCCACGCAGATGATGGTCGAGCGCAAGCTGGAGAGCGAGGGCACGAGTCGCGTCGCTATCGGCCGCGAGAAATTCCTCGAAGCGTGCTGGGAGTGGAAGGAAGCCTCGCAGGGCAATATTCTTGGACAGTTGAGGCGTCTCGGCACGTCGCCCGACTGGACCCGCGAGCGCTTCACCATGGATGAGGGATTATCCAGGGCGGTATTGAGGGCCTTTGTCCAGCTTTACAAGGAAGGGTTGATCTACAAGGACAAACGTCTGGTCAACTGGGACGTCAAGCTCAAGACGGCCGTCTCCGATCTGGAGAGCGAGGCAACCGAGGTTCAGGGCTCGCTGTGGCATTTCCGGTATCCGGTGGAAGGAGAGGAGGATCGTTTCCTCACGGTGGCGACCACCCGGCCGGAAACGATGCTCGGCGACACAGGTGTCGCGGTGCATCCGGATGACGAGCGGTTCAAGGATCTGGTCGGCAAACATCTCGTTCTGCCGCTGGTCGGGCGGCGCATTCCAGTGGTTGCCGATGAGCATTCCGATCCGGAGAAGGGCTCGGGGGCGGTCAAGATCACGCCGGCCCACGACTTCAACGACTTCGAGGTCGGCAGGCGCCATGGCCTCGAAGCCATCAACATTCTCGATCCCGACGGCACATTGAACGACAGCGTACCGGAAAAATACCGGGGCATGGATCGATTCGACGCGCGCAAGGCCGTGGTCGCCGACATGGAAGCGCTGGGGCTGCTGGACAAGGTCGAACGGCATTTGCACACTGTCCCGCATGGTGATCGTTCAGGCACGCCTCTTGAGCCATTCCTGACCGACCAGTGGTATTGCGATGCGATAACCCTGGCCAGGCCGGCGATCGAGGCGGTCGAGAGCGGCAGGACCGTCATCGTTCCGCAGATGTTCGAGAGCACCTATTTCGAGTGGATGCGCAACATTCAGCCCTGGTGCATTTCACGACAGCTGTGGTGGGGACATCAGATACCGGCATGGTACGGTCCCGACGGCGGGATATTCGTCGAGGAGTCGGAAGCCGAGGCGCTGGCGGCAGCGGAACGACACTATGGCAGGCCGGTCGACCTCGAACGCGATCCGGACGTGCTCGACACGTGGTTCTCTTCCGGTCTGTGGCCCTTCTCGACACTGGGATGGCCCGATCAGACACCGGAGCTGAAGCGGTTCTATCCGACCAGCGTTCTTGTTACCGGTTTCGATATCATCTTCTTCTGGGTCGCCCGGATGATGATGATGGGCCTCCATTTCACAGGTGAGGTACCGTTCAGGCACATGCTGCTCCACGGGCTCGTCCGCGACGAGAAGGGGCAGAAGATGTCCAAGACGCGTGGCAATGTCATGGACCCGATCGAGATGATCGACGAGTTCGGAGCGGATGCCCTGCGTTACGCGTTGATGGCGTCAGCCCCGGTGGGGCGTGACGTCAAGATCGGCAAGCCACGGGTCGAAGGCTACCGGAACTTCATCACCAAGCTGTGGAATGCTTCGCGCTTCGTCCAGATGAATGGCGGCGAATTTTCCGAGAGTTTCGATCCTGCAACCTGTAATTATCAGGTCAATCGATGGATCGTCGGCGAGACGGTCCGGCTCAATATGGCCGTCGACGCGGCCATGGAGAGCATGAAGCTCAACGAAGCCGCGACCGCCATCTATCAGTTCACATGGGACCTGTTCTGTGACTGGTATGTCGAAATGGCCAAGCCCGCCTTCTCGGGCGAGGACGAGGCGCTCAAGGTCGAAACCCGGTCTGCGGCCGCCTGGGTGCTGGCGAAGGTCCTGCACCTGATGCACCCGATCGCACCCTTTGTCACCGAGCAGCTCTGGAAGGAGTTGTTCGGTCGCGAAGACATGCTGATCCGTGCGCAATGGCCGGAGCTGCCCGCCGCTCTGGTCGATGCGCAGGCCGAGGCCGAGATGCGCTGGCTCATACAGGTTGTCGGTGCCATTCGCGCTGCGCGCAGCGAGCTCAATGTTCCCGCATCGGCAAAGTTGCAGCTTGAAGCCTACGGTGCATCAGCCAGGACCGGCGAGTGGCTGCGACGCCATCGCGAAGCTCTCATGCGACTGGCCCGGTTGGAAGATATTGTCGAGGGTGCCGGCAGTGTTCCCCCGAACACTTTGCAGGTGGTGGTCGACGAGACGACCTTTGCCATGCAGGTGGCCGATTTTGTCGATCTTGCTGCCGAGCGCGGCCGCCTGCAAAAGGAATGGGGCAAGGTCGAGGCCGACATCATGAAGATCGAGAAGAAGCTCGCCAACGAGAGCTTTCTGCAACGCGCGCCCGAAAGCGTGGTCGAGGAACAGCGCGAAAGGCTGGAATCGGCATTGCAGGCCAAAGGCAGGCTCGAGGCGGCGATCGAGCGGATCACGTTCTGA
- the larA gene encoding nickel-dependent lactate racemase encodes MAIELLYGRGTLAVEIPQGIAAHVINKQAMPVLDDPEAAIDEVLAPLGQLATGRRSACILICDITRPVPNHLFLRPLIRRLMDAGLPASGITVLVATGLHRPNEGDELAELVGDRWVMDHVTVANHFAERDEDHVDLGHTPGRGVPVRLDRRLVEADLKIATGLVEPHFMAGWSGGRKVIAPGVAHKDTITTFHNSRFMSDPAARNCNLDGNPLHEEQLAIVKMLGGALALNTVIDEERRLAFVNFGEIVSSHLEAVAFVSRFAEVHIPRRYKVVVTSSAGYPLDKTYYQTVKGMVGALGILAEGGDLIIASQCSEGIGSPHFAQAQQRLVELGVNGFWSSIEGKPLADIDEWQTQMQLKAMRAGRVTLVSDGLDERAQAMTGVDHAPDISAALAASLKRHGVSEIAVIPEGPYVVPVADRGPDR; translated from the coding sequence ATGGCGATCGAGCTTCTTTATGGCCGCGGCACTCTCGCCGTGGAGATTCCCCAGGGCATCGCGGCACATGTCATCAACAAGCAGGCAATGCCCGTGCTGGACGATCCGGAGGCGGCCATCGACGAGGTGCTCGCCCCGCTCGGCCAACTCGCGACAGGCAGGCGATCGGCCTGCATCCTCATTTGCGACATTACCCGCCCCGTTCCCAATCATCTTTTCCTTCGGCCGCTGATCCGCCGTCTCATGGATGCCGGCCTGCCCGCGTCCGGCATCACCGTACTCGTCGCCACCGGCCTGCACCGTCCCAACGAAGGCGATGAACTGGCCGAACTGGTTGGCGATCGGTGGGTCATGGACCACGTCACCGTCGCCAACCACTTCGCCGAGCGCGACGAGGATCATGTCGATCTCGGTCACACGCCCGGCCGCGGCGTTCCGGTCAGGCTCGACCGCCGGCTGGTCGAGGCCGACCTCAAGATCGCCACCGGTCTCGTCGAACCGCATTTCATGGCCGGCTGGTCGGGAGGGCGCAAGGTGATCGCCCCAGGCGTCGCGCACAAGGACACGATCACCACCTTTCACAACAGCCGTTTCATGAGCGATCCCGCCGCACGCAACTGCAACCTCGACGGCAACCCGCTGCATGAAGAACAGCTCGCCATCGTCAAAATGCTTGGTGGAGCCCTGGCTCTCAACACGGTCATCGACGAAGAACGCCGCCTGGCCTTCGTCAACTTCGGCGAAATCGTCAGCTCCCATCTTGAAGCCGTCGCCTTCGTGAGCCGTTTCGCCGAGGTACACATTCCGCGCCGCTACAAGGTCGTGGTCACGAGTTCCGCCGGCTACCCTCTCGACAAGACTTACTATCAGACCGTCAAGGGCATGGTGGGGGCCTTGGGTATCCTTGCCGAGGGTGGCGATCTCATCATTGCCTCGCAATGCAGCGAGGGCATCGGCTCGCCACACTTTGCACAAGCCCAGCAAAGGCTCGTGGAGCTCGGCGTGAACGGCTTCTGGTCGAGCATCGAAGGGAAGCCGCTGGCCGATATCGACGAGTGGCAGACACAGATGCAGCTCAAGGCCATGAGAGCGGGCCGCGTGACTCTCGTGAGCGACGGTCTCGACGAAAGGGCGCAAGCGATGACCGGGGTCGATCATGCACCCGACATCAGCGCAGCCCTGGCCGCAAGCCTGAAGCGTCACGGAGTTAGCGAAATCGCCGTGATCCCCGAGGGTCCCTATGTCGTGCCGGTTGCAGACCGAGGGCCCGACCGCTGA
- a CDS encoding anthranilate synthase component I, whose translation MSTFPDRKSFATQYDTGRPQVVWTSLVADLETPVSAMLKLAEGRPYSFLLESVEGGATRGRYSIIGIKPDLIWRSRSQRVEINRRARFDLDAFEPVPGEPLDCLRALMIESRIELPAELPPMSAGLFGQMTYDMVRQVERLPEKNADRLDLPEAVFMRPTLVAIFDNIEDRVTVVTPVYPSPEMSADRAFELARERLSDAVADFSRGINPSGARMSSPHPEPVSNMTRETFKEMVEKAKDYILAGDIFQVVPSQRFEVPFELPAFALYRALRRLNPSPFLFFLELDGYTLVGSSPEILVRLRDGVVTIRPLAGTRRRGRDADEDRALAEELLTDPKELAEHLMLLDLGRNDVGRVAQVGSVEVTEQMQIEYYSHVMHIVSNVQGRIRPELDAIDALMAGFPAGTVSGAPKVRAMEIIEELEPERRGFYAGTVGYISADGDMDTCIALRTGLVKDGKLYIQAGGGVVADSDPDAEFEESVNKAKALVRAAEEAVRFAQRSR comes from the coding sequence GTGAGTACATTCCCCGATCGGAAGAGTTTCGCGACGCAGTATGATACCGGAAGGCCGCAGGTCGTCTGGACCTCGCTTGTGGCGGATCTCGAAACCCCTGTCTCGGCCATGCTCAAGCTGGCCGAAGGACGCCCCTACAGCTTTCTGCTCGAAAGCGTGGAGGGAGGGGCCACGCGTGGCCGTTATTCGATTATCGGCATCAAGCCGGACCTGATCTGGCGGTCACGCAGCCAGCGCGTCGAAATCAATCGCCGTGCGCGGTTCGACCTCGATGCGTTCGAGCCGGTGCCCGGAGAACCGCTTGATTGCCTGCGTGCACTCATGATCGAATCGCGCATTGAGCTGCCTGCGGAACTTCCTCCCATGTCGGCGGGCCTCTTCGGGCAGATGACGTACGACATGGTCCGTCAGGTCGAGCGCCTGCCCGAGAAGAATGCCGATCGGCTTGATTTGCCCGAGGCGGTATTCATGCGGCCGACATTGGTTGCCATCTTCGATAATATCGAGGATCGGGTAACTGTCGTGACGCCGGTCTATCCCTCACCGGAGATGTCCGCCGACCGGGCTTTCGAACTGGCCAGGGAAAGGCTGTCGGATGCGGTGGCCGACTTCAGTCGCGGCATCAATCCGAGCGGTGCGCGAATGTCCTCGCCGCACCCCGAGCCGGTCTCCAACATGACTCGCGAGACCTTCAAGGAGATGGTCGAAAAGGCGAAGGACTATATCCTTGCGGGCGACATCTTCCAGGTTGTGCCGTCGCAACGCTTCGAGGTTCCGTTCGAATTGCCGGCCTTTGCGCTCTATCGCGCCCTGCGGCGGCTCAACCCCTCGCCATTCCTGTTCTTTCTGGAACTGGACGGATATACCCTTGTGGGGTCGAGCCCGGAGATCCTCGTGCGGTTGCGCGATGGTGTCGTCACCATCCGTCCGCTGGCCGGAACCCGGAGGCGGGGCCGAGATGCTGACGAGGACAGGGCATTGGCCGAAGAGCTGCTGACCGATCCCAAGGAGCTGGCGGAGCACCTCATGCTGCTTGATCTCGGTCGCAATGATGTCGGCAGGGTGGCACAGGTCGGTAGTGTCGAAGTTACCGAACAGATGCAGATCGAGTACTACAGCCATGTGATGCACATCGTTTCGAATGTGCAGGGACGCATCCGGCCCGAACTCGATGCCATCGATGCGCTGATGGCCGGCTTTCCCGCCGGGACGGTTTCCGGCGCGCCCAAGGTTCGCGCCATGGAGATCATCGAGGAACTGGAACCGGAGCGTCGCGGTTTCTACGCCGGAACGGTGGGGTACATCTCGGCTGACGGTGACATGGACACCTGCATCGCCCTGCGTACCGGCCTGGTCAAGGATGGCAAGCTCTACATCCAGGCGGGGGGAGGCGTCGTCGCGGACAGCGACCCGGATGCCGAGTTCGAGGAAAGTGTCAACAAGGCAAAGGCGCTGGTTCGCGCTGCCGAGGAAGCCGTCCGCTTCGCTCAACGCAGCCGCTGA
- a CDS encoding leucyl aminopeptidase family protein, giving the protein MSSSIVASAADARTVHVIDRDGFDQLKQGLPSLARGWLDTTGFKPRPQSAAYWPDETGRAGGAVLVCSSPVEPWDASMLRSVLPDGTWKLDDPKGLLPPSEAVFGWIMQGYGFDRYKSKGADGSEQFLCVQPDADVRRMQDLAGAIALGRDLVNTPANDLGPAELADAVLSVAGRHGVVARTIVGDALLEQNFPLIHAVGAASNRAPRLIDMVWGNEAHPKVTLVGKGVCFDTGGLDLKPASAMGLMKKDMGGSAAMLALADAIMSARLPVRLRLLVAAVENSVSGNAFRPGDVFKSRKGITVEIGNTDAEGRLILADALAFADEEEPEILVDAATLTGAARVALGPDLPVLFANDDKLAADILLAGETCAEPLWRLPLHQPYRRLIKGKTGDIDNSGTKPFAGSITAALFLESFVEKAKSWAHLDVYGINGDTRPGRPAGGEAVAVRALFEMLRNRYGDVA; this is encoded by the coding sequence ATGTCATCCAGCATCGTTGCCAGCGCAGCTGACGCGCGTACCGTCCATGTCATCGACAGGGACGGTTTTGACCAGTTGAAACAAGGGCTTCCGTCGCTGGCCCGTGGCTGGCTGGACACGACAGGTTTCAAGCCCCGGCCGCAATCGGCGGCCTACTGGCCGGACGAGACCGGCCGCGCCGGTGGAGCGGTGCTGGTCTGTTCGAGCCCGGTCGAGCCCTGGGATGCCTCGATGCTGCGTTCGGTTCTGCCCGACGGGACATGGAAGCTCGATGATCCAAAGGGACTGCTGCCACCGTCGGAGGCGGTGTTCGGCTGGATCATGCAGGGATATGGCTTCGATCGATACAAGTCGAAAGGTGCAGATGGCAGCGAGCAGTTCCTTTGCGTCCAGCCTGATGCCGATGTCAGGCGGATGCAGGATCTCGCCGGCGCGATAGCGCTCGGCCGCGATCTGGTCAACACGCCGGCCAACGACCTTGGGCCCGCGGAACTGGCGGATGCTGTCTTGTCGGTTGCCGGAAGGCACGGTGTGGTGGCGAGGACCATCGTCGGCGATGCATTGCTCGAACAGAACTTTCCGCTGATCCATGCAGTCGGCGCTGCCAGCAACCGGGCACCCCGGTTGATCGACATGGTCTGGGGCAACGAAGCCCATCCGAAGGTGACCCTTGTGGGCAAGGGTGTGTGCTTCGACACGGGCGGTCTGGACCTCAAACCGGCCTCGGCCATGGGTCTGATGAAGAAGGACATGGGCGGTTCGGCTGCGATGCTGGCGCTGGCGGATGCGATCATGTCGGCACGGTTGCCGGTCCGGCTGCGGCTGCTGGTTGCCGCTGTGGAAAACAGCGTGTCGGGGAATGCCTTCCGACCGGGCGATGTGTTCAAGAGCCGCAAGGGCATTACCGTGGAGATTGGCAATACCGACGCCGAGGGGCGATTGATCCTCGCTGATGCCCTGGCATTTGCCGATGAGGAGGAGCCGGAGATCCTTGTCGATGCGGCGACCCTCACGGGGGCGGCAAGGGTGGCGCTCGGCCCCGATCTGCCGGTCCTTTTCGCCAATGACGACAAGCTCGCGGCCGATATCCTGCTGGCCGGAGAGACGTGTGCCGAACCCCTGTGGCGCCTGCCCCTGCATCAACCCTATCGTCGGTTGATCAAGGGCAAGACGGGTGACATCGACAATTCGGGGACCAAGCCTTTCGCCGGCAGCATCACGGCGGCCCTGTTCCTTGAAAGCTTCGTCGAGAAGGCGAAATCATGGGCGCATCTCGATGTCTATGGTATCAATGGCGACACGCGTCCCGGCCGGCCGGCTGGCGGCGAGGCCGTGGCCGTGCGAGCCCTGTTTGAAATGTTGCGCAATCGTTACGGAGACGTCGCTTGA